Proteins from a single region of Methanocellales archaeon:
- the carA gene encoding glutamine-hydrolyzing carbamoyl-phosphate synthase small subunit encodes MPDMLGALLVTEDGTVIRGKGFGCVGEVVGEVVFNTSMTGYTEVLTDPSNKGLIVVFTFPSIGNYAVPPAFESGAIQAEGVIVKEACKEPSHWQSDKALAKWFEESGIPGMEGIDTRQLTRKIIKDNAMSAVLSVYKDEPNISELIERARDPSKTDLVSQVSVHRSKYFDAGGKHTVSILDCGTRKSLLKELNQRRINVMLAPASSNKRKVMEADPDALIISGGPGDPSLLSNVIGTTRGVQSEIPVFGIGIGCQIVALASGAQIVKMGFGHRGNQPVRDLESGRIYITSQNHGYVIDASSLEGKLEVTQVNANDGTVEGISHAELPIMGVQYHPEVGFDNRYLFDKFVRLMEAHA; translated from the coding sequence ATGCCTGACATGTTAGGGGCATTACTAGTTACCGAGGACGGAACGGTCATCAGGGGAAAAGGATTCGGCTGCGTTGGGGAAGTGGTTGGTGAGGTCGTATTCAACACGAGCATGACAGGCTATACCGAAGTCCTGACCGACCCCTCAAACAAAGGATTGATAGTTGTTTTCACCTTTCCCTCTATTGGGAATTATGCTGTACCGCCTGCTTTTGAATCCGGAGCCATCCAAGCAGAGGGTGTGATAGTAAAAGAGGCTTGCAAGGAGCCGAGTCACTGGCAATCTGATAAGGCGCTTGCAAAATGGTTTGAGGAAAGTGGGATCCCGGGAATGGAGGGAATTGACACCAGGCAGCTAACCAGAAAGATAATAAAGGATAATGCAATGTCAGCAGTCCTTTCAGTCTACAAAGATGAGCCAAACATAAGTGAGCTCATCGAGAGAGCACGCGATCCCAGCAAGACGGATCTGGTCTCTCAGGTTTCAGTTCATAGGTCAAAATATTTTGATGCAGGAGGTAAGCATACGGTTTCAATTTTGGATTGCGGCACCAGGAAAAGCCTGTTGAAGGAGCTGAATCAAAGGAGAATAAACGTAATGTTGGCCCCTGCATCTTCTAATAAGAGGAAAGTTATGGAAGCCGATCCAGATGCACTGATAATTTCAGGCGGTCCCGGTGACCCCTCCCTTCTTAGCAATGTTATCGGGACCACTCGGGGGGTCCAGAGTGAAATACCCGTCTTTGGCATAGGGATTGGATGTCAGATCGTTGCCCTTGCATCTGGAGCGCAGATCGTCAAGATGGGTTTTGGGCATAGGGGGAATCAACCTGTCAGAGACCTCGAGTCTGGTAGGATATACATCACCTCTCAGAACCATGGATACGTCATTGACGCCTCTTCGCTTGAGGGTAAGCTTGAGGTGACTCAGGTCAATGCAAATGATGGTACCGTGGAAGGAATTTCACATGCAGAATTGCCGATAATGGGAGTACAATATCATCCGGAAGTGGGTTTTGACAACAGGTATCTTTTCGATAAATTTGTGAGGCTCATGGAGGCACATGCCTAA